The Azospirillum brasilense sequence ACGATGCCCTGGGTCGGGCGCTTCTTGGATTCGCGCACGTCCAGCACCTTGGAGCGCGCGTAGATCGTATCGCCGGGGAAGACCGGGGCGACCAACTTGATCTCCTTCCAGCCCAGGTTGGCGACCGACTTGTAGGAGACGTCGTCCACCGTCATGCCCAGAACCATGGCCAGCGTCAGCCCGCTGTTGACCAGCGGTTTGCCGAACTCCGACTTCTCGGCGAAGGCGTGGTCGCAGTGCATGGGGTGGCGGTTCATCGTCAGCAGGCTGAACTGGATGTTGTCCGCTTCGGTGATGGTCCGGCCGGGGCGGTGCTCGTAGACATCGCCGACGGTGAAATCCTCAAGGTAGCGGC is a genomic window containing:
- a CDS encoding MaoC family dehydratase, coding for MPDVQEPRTIVADLGRYLEDFTVGDVYEHRPGRTITEADNIQFSLLTMNRHPMHCDHAFAEKSEFGKPLVNSGLTLAMVLGMTVDDVSYKSVANLGWKEIKLVAPVFPGDTIYARSKVLDVRESKKRPTQGIVTTYTEGYKADGTVFLTFERASLVPKRGHGIGD